One window of the Nocardia huaxiensis genome contains the following:
- a CDS encoding cation:proton antiporter regulatory subunit codes for MNVEVTPLPGIGVRKEFSSASSRRRVGVIDHKDGTLDLIVSKPDNPDATEQIPLSAQEASTLANLLGAPQLVAQLQQEHRDLDGITTRQLPIRTGSPYAGRMLGETQLRTRTKASIVAVVRAGQALPSPGPEFLFTAGDVAIVVGTAEGLTAAAVILTDG; via the coding sequence GTGAACGTAGAAGTGACACCATTGCCCGGAATCGGGGTACGCAAGGAATTCTCCTCGGCGAGCTCGCGTCGCCGAGTGGGAGTGATCGACCACAAGGACGGCACGCTCGACCTGATCGTGAGCAAACCCGACAATCCCGATGCGACCGAACAGATTCCGCTGTCGGCGCAGGAAGCCTCGACGCTGGCCAATCTGCTGGGCGCACCGCAACTGGTGGCGCAGTTGCAGCAGGAGCACCGCGACCTGGACGGAATCACCACCCGGCAGCTGCCGATTCGCACCGGTTCGCCGTACGCCGGGCGCATGCTGGGGGAGACCCAATTGCGCACGCGCACAAAAGCATCCATTGTCGCGGTGGTGCGCGCCGGGCAGGCGCTGCCCTCGCCCGGTCCCGAATTCCTGTTCACCGCCGGCGATGTGGCGATCGTCGTCGGCACCGCGGAGGGCCTAACGGCGGCCGCTGTAATCCTGACGGACGGCTGA
- a CDS encoding cation:proton antiporter regulatory subunit, protein MNVEVTPLPGVGVRKEFRLRGARRWIGVIERADGTIELIMGRPGDSEAADRISLSGAEAAVLANLLGAPQLVARLREEHGTLGGVVTRQVPVPAASPYDGRVLGDTRMRTRTMTSIVAVMRAEQVIASPGPDLTLIAGDVLVVVGTGDGVAAAAAILMDG, encoded by the coding sequence GTGAACGTTGAGGTGACACCGCTGCCGGGCGTCGGTGTGCGCAAGGAGTTCCGGCTGCGTGGGGCGCGCCGGTGGATCGGGGTGATCGAGCGCGCGGACGGCACGATCGAACTGATCATGGGCAGGCCCGGCGATTCCGAGGCCGCCGACCGGATTTCGCTGTCCGGTGCGGAGGCCGCCGTGCTGGCCAACCTTCTCGGTGCTCCGCAGCTGGTCGCGCGACTACGCGAGGAGCACGGGACGCTGGGTGGGGTGGTCACCCGTCAGGTCCCGGTTCCGGCCGCGTCGCCGTACGACGGGCGAGTGCTGGGTGATACCCGGATGCGAACGCGCACCATGACCTCCATTGTGGCCGTGATGCGGGCCGAGCAGGTGATCGCTTCTCCCGGACCGGATCTCACGCTCATCGCGGGTGATGTGCTCGTGGTCGTCGGCACCGGGGACGGTGTGGCGGCGGCGGCCGCGATCCTGATGGACGGTTGA
- a CDS encoding SulP family inorganic anion transporter, which yields MKFLPARLFPGTEQFRGYERRWLRADALAGVTVAAYLVPQVMAYATVAGLPPVAGLWATLGPLAVYVFLGTSRQLSVGPESTTALMTAVALAPLAAGDPGRYAALAAILAVLVGAVCVLGAVARLGMLADLLSKPVLVGYLAGTAGIMIASQLGKFTGVPVDGETIPSQLRSFAAGIDELHWPTTIVATTTLAALILLGWRAPKIPGTLLAVLAATLSVAVFSLQQHGIKVVGTISSGLPVPGLSGVAAADLATLLLPALGIALVGFSDNALTARAFAARHGTRVDANRELGALGATNLAAGLSHGFPVSCSGSRTTIADVSGARTQLYSVVTLLTVLAVLFGARGVLANFPTAALGALVVYAALRLIDVAEFRRIARFRRSELVLALGTTVAVLTLGVLNGVLVAVALSILDLLRRVARAHDAIQGFVPGLAGMHDVDDYPNAKLVPGLVIYRYDAPLCFANAEDFRRRALAAVEQPAEGTPVRWFVLNAEANVEVDLTALDAVAQLRTELAARGVVFAMARVKRDLRDALDAAGLTAQIGAERLFPTLPTALAAFEQATGRALGDGPAAD from the coding sequence ATGAAATTCCTTCCGGCGCGGTTGTTTCCGGGGACGGAGCAGTTCCGCGGGTATGAGCGGCGCTGGTTGCGCGCGGACGCGCTCGCCGGAGTGACGGTGGCCGCCTATCTGGTTCCGCAGGTGATGGCCTACGCGACCGTTGCGGGACTGCCTCCGGTGGCCGGGTTGTGGGCGACGCTCGGCCCGCTGGCGGTGTACGTGTTCCTCGGCACCTCCAGACAGCTGTCGGTGGGCCCGGAATCCACGACGGCGCTGATGACGGCGGTCGCGCTCGCACCCTTGGCCGCCGGGGATCCCGGGCGCTACGCCGCGCTGGCGGCGATTCTGGCGGTCCTGGTCGGCGCGGTGTGCGTGCTGGGAGCGGTGGCCCGGCTCGGTATGCTCGCCGATCTGCTGTCCAAACCCGTGCTGGTGGGGTACCTGGCGGGGACCGCCGGGATCATGATCGCCAGCCAGCTCGGGAAATTCACCGGCGTGCCGGTGGACGGTGAGACGATTCCGAGCCAGTTGCGTTCCTTCGCCGCCGGAATCGACGAACTGCACTGGCCGACAACGATAGTCGCGACAACCACGCTGGCCGCGCTGATCCTGCTGGGCTGGCGGGCGCCGAAGATTCCCGGGACGCTGCTGGCGGTGCTGGCCGCCACGCTGAGCGTGGCGGTGTTCTCTTTGCAGCAGCACGGGATCAAGGTCGTCGGCACGATTTCGTCGGGTCTGCCGGTGCCTGGTCTGTCCGGTGTGGCGGCGGCGGATCTCGCCACGCTGCTGCTGCCCGCGCTCGGTATCGCACTGGTCGGATTCTCCGACAACGCGCTCACCGCACGGGCTTTCGCGGCCCGGCACGGTACCCGGGTGGACGCCAACCGGGAACTCGGCGCGCTCGGCGCGACGAATCTGGCGGCCGGACTGTCCCACGGGTTTCCGGTGAGCTGCAGCGGGAGCCGCACCACCATCGCCGATGTGTCGGGTGCGCGCACCCAGCTGTACTCGGTGGTGACGCTGCTGACCGTGCTGGCCGTATTGTTCGGTGCGCGCGGTGTTCTGGCGAACTTCCCGACCGCCGCGCTGGGCGCGCTGGTGGTGTACGCGGCGCTGCGGCTCATCGATGTGGCGGAATTCCGGCGCATCGCGCGTTTCCGGCGCAGCGAACTGGTGCTCGCGCTCGGCACCACCGTCGCGGTGCTCACGCTGGGCGTGCTCAATGGCGTCCTGGTCGCCGTGGCGCTGTCGATTCTGGATCTGCTGCGGCGGGTGGCCCGCGCGCACGATGCCATCCAGGGCTTCGTTCCCGGATTGGCGGGCATGCACGACGTGGACGACTACCCGAACGCGAAACTCGTTCCCGGGCTGGTGATCTACCGCTACGACGCGCCGCTGTGCTTCGCCAATGCGGAGGATTTCCGCCGCCGGGCGCTCGCGGCCGTGGAACAGCCGGCCGAGGGCACGCCGGTGCGCTGGTTCGTGCTCAATGCGGAGGCGAATGTGGAAGTGGACCTGACCGCCCTGGACGCCGTCGCCCAGCTGCGCACCGAATTGGCCGCGCGGGGAGTGGTTTTCGCCATGGCTCGGGTGAAGCGAGACCTCCGCGACGCCCTGGACGCCGCCGGATTGACCGCGCAGATCGGGGCGGAGCGGCTGTTTCCGACCCTGCCGACCGCCCTCGCGGCCTTCGAGCAGGCCACCGGCCGCGCCCTCGGGGACGGCCCGGCGGCGGACTGA
- a CDS encoding GNAT family N-acetyltransferase: MGVVEIRAGRREDADAVAALHTSSWRTAYAGILPDDELGESLFTNRLELWRGRLSAASAAALLVAESDAQLLGFAYLTPQSDGRVLLDNLHVRPARKRNGTGTQLFRHALGWSAAEYPDRPLYLEVLKANAPAIAFYERQGGVLTADRVVRWPRGFSLPELEYTWAPAAIRAVLQS; the protein is encoded by the coding sequence ATGGGTGTGGTAGAGATCCGGGCCGGTCGCCGGGAGGACGCGGACGCGGTGGCGGCGCTGCACACGAGCAGTTGGCGTACCGCGTACGCGGGCATCCTGCCCGACGACGAGCTGGGGGAGTCGCTGTTCACGAACCGGCTCGAGCTGTGGCGGGGCCGGCTGAGCGCGGCGTCGGCCGCTGCGCTGCTCGTCGCCGAGTCGGACGCGCAGCTACTCGGATTCGCTTATCTGACACCGCAATCCGACGGCCGCGTGCTGCTCGACAACCTGCATGTCCGGCCCGCCCGGAAGCGCAATGGAACTGGAACACAGTTGTTTCGGCATGCGCTGGGGTGGTCGGCGGCCGAGTATCCGGATCGACCCCTGTATCTCGAAGTGCTGAAGGCCAATGCGCCCGCGATCGCGTTCTACGAGCGGCAGGGCGGCGTGCTGACCGCGGATCGGGTGGTGCGCTGGCCGCGGGGTTTCTCGCTGCCGGAACTGGAATACACCTGGGCGCCCGCGGCGATCCGCGCCGTGCTCCAGTCGTGA
- a CDS encoding VOC family protein yields the protein MSCRITELVIDCADPQRLADFWCAVLGFVELGWEGDSHLEIGPPATGFGGPQPTLLFARTGETERGKIRMHFDVNPTDRDQDAELERLLALGARKVDIGQGETASWHVLADPEGNEFCLLRRRLEAVAEQFARK from the coding sequence ATGTCTTGCAGGATCACCGAATTGGTCATCGACTGTGCCGATCCGCAACGGCTGGCGGACTTCTGGTGCGCGGTCCTGGGCTTCGTCGAACTCGGCTGGGAGGGCGACAGTCATCTGGAGATCGGCCCGCCCGCAACGGGATTCGGCGGACCGCAGCCCACCCTGCTGTTCGCCCGGACCGGTGAGACCGAACGCGGCAAAATCCGGATGCATTTCGACGTGAACCCCACCGACCGCGATCAGGACGCCGAATTGGAACGGCTGCTCGCGCTCGGTGCGCGGAAGGTCGATATCGGTCAGGGTGAGACGGCGAGCTGGCACGTCCTGGCCGACCCGGAGGGAAATGAATTCTGTCTGCTCCGCCGCCGCCTCGAGGCGGTCGCAGAGCAATTTGCTCGAAAGTAA
- a CDS encoding RNA polymerase sigma factor, translated as MNDALLRELVPAVIGVLVRRGADFASAEDAVQEALIRALESWPDDPPRDPKGWLVAAAWHRFLDAARAETSRRGRELAVEAEPAAGPVPATDDTLWLYFLCAHPSLSPSSAVALTLRAAGGLTTRQIAAAYLVPEATMAQRISRAKRRIAGLPLDRPGDLPTVLRVLYLVFNEGYGGELDLAAEAIRLTRQLAAVRDEPEVSGLLALMLLHHARRASRTGPGGQLIPLAQQDRSRWDTARIAEGVAILQGALARDALGEYQAQAAIAALHADARSAAETDWVQIVQWYDELVRLTASPVVRLNRAVAVGEADGPRAGLAALADLDQDLPRHAAARAYLHERAGDLEQAAALYAEAAHAATTLPERDHLTREAARLRQLLR; from the coding sequence GTGAACGACGCGCTGCTGCGCGAGCTCGTGCCCGCGGTCATCGGTGTGCTCGTCCGGCGCGGAGCGGATTTCGCGTCGGCCGAGGACGCCGTGCAGGAGGCGCTGATTCGCGCGCTGGAGAGCTGGCCGGACGATCCGCCGCGCGATCCCAAAGGCTGGCTCGTCGCCGCCGCGTGGCACAGGTTCCTCGATGCCGCCCGCGCCGAAACATCCCGGCGGGGAAGGGAACTCGCCGTCGAGGCGGAGCCCGCGGCCGGTCCGGTGCCCGCCACGGACGACACGCTGTGGCTGTATTTCCTGTGCGCGCACCCATCCCTGTCCCCGAGTTCGGCGGTGGCTCTGACCCTGCGCGCCGCCGGTGGCCTCACGACCCGCCAGATCGCGGCCGCCTATCTCGTCCCGGAAGCGACCATGGCGCAGCGAATCAGCCGCGCCAAACGGCGCATCGCGGGTCTGCCCCTCGACCGGCCCGGCGACCTGCCGACCGTGCTGCGCGTGCTCTATCTCGTCTTCAACGAGGGCTACGGCGGTGAGCTCGATCTGGCGGCCGAGGCCATCCGGCTCACCCGCCAGCTCGCCGCCGTGCGCGACGAGCCCGAGGTGTCGGGCCTGCTCGCCCTCATGCTGCTGCATCACGCGCGCCGCGCGTCGCGCACCGGTCCGGGCGGTCAGCTGATCCCGCTCGCGCAGCAGGACCGATCCCGCTGGGACACCGCCCGCATCGCCGAGGGCGTGGCGATCCTGCAGGGCGCACTGGCCCGCGATGCACTGGGCGAATACCAGGCCCAGGCCGCCATCGCCGCCCTGCATGCCGACGCTCGCAGCGCCGCCGAGACGGATTGGGTGCAGATCGTGCAGTGGTACGACGAGCTGGTTCGGCTCACCGCGAGCCCGGTGGTGCGGCTGAACCGGGCGGTGGCGGTCGGTGAGGCCGACGGTCCCCGCGCCGGACTGGCGGCATTGGCCGACCTGGACCAGGATCTGCCCCGCCACGCCGCGGCCCGCGCCTACCTCCACGAACGCGCCGGTGACCTCGAGCAGGCCGCCGCCCTGTACGCCGAGGCGGCGCACGCGGCCACCACGCTGCCCGAACGCGACCATCTCACCCGCGAGGCGGCGCGGCTACGGCAGCTGCTGCGCTAG
- a CDS encoding YciI family protein → MPKYLLLKHYRGAPTPENDVPMDQWTPEEVTAHIQYMADFATRLEETGEFVEHRALSDQGTFVRSDGPGRPPVTDGPFAETKDLIAGWTIIDVETYQRALELAAELSEAPGAGGKPIREWLEIRPFYGELPTVTE, encoded by the coding sequence ATGCCCAAGTACCTGCTGCTCAAGCACTATCGCGGTGCGCCGACACCGGAGAACGACGTGCCCATGGACCAGTGGACGCCGGAGGAGGTGACGGCCCACATCCAGTACATGGCCGATTTCGCCACCCGGCTCGAGGAGACCGGTGAGTTCGTGGAGCATCGGGCGCTGTCGGACCAGGGCACCTTCGTCCGCTCCGACGGCCCGGGTCGCCCGCCCGTCACCGACGGCCCGTTCGCGGAAACCAAGGATCTGATCGCCGGCTGGACGATCATCGACGTCGAGACCTACCAGCGGGCCCTCGAGCTGGCGGCCGAGCTGTCCGAAGCGCCCGGCGCGGGCGGCAAGCCGATTCGCGAATGGCTCGAGATACGGCCGTTCTACGGGGAACTGCCCACGGTGACCGAGTGA
- a CDS encoding haloalkane dehalogenase has translation MMIDFAPDRKLYPFESRWFDSAAGRVHYIDEGSGPTILFCHGSPTWSFLYRHLVADLRDRFRCVAIDNLGFGLSERPAGFDYTIAEHTTVLGELIDHLRLDDFVVMGHDWGGPIGLGAATTRADRVRGIVLGNTAFWPIDAFANRAFSVLMNSRPMQRRILERNFLVERVLLPELGRSVTETEAAHYRAVQPTPAARRGLALTPKEIRAAGPLLKQLEHDVPALLGKKPALAVWGMRDPVFRPKPSLPRVRAAFTDLEVVELPHARHYIQEHNPSAIATAIAKRFQD, from the coding sequence ATGATGATCGACTTCGCGCCCGACAGGAAGCTGTACCCATTCGAGTCGCGGTGGTTCGACTCCGCCGCCGGCCGGGTGCACTACATCGACGAGGGGTCCGGGCCGACGATCCTGTTCTGTCACGGATCACCGACCTGGAGCTTCCTGTACCGGCACCTCGTGGCGGACCTACGGGATCGATTCCGGTGCGTGGCAATCGACAATCTGGGATTCGGATTGTCCGAGCGCCCTGCGGGTTTCGACTACACCATCGCCGAGCACACCACCGTCCTCGGCGAACTGATCGACCATCTCCGGCTCGACGACTTCGTGGTCATGGGACACGATTGGGGCGGGCCCATCGGCCTGGGCGCGGCGACGACGCGAGCGGACCGGGTGCGAGGAATCGTCCTGGGCAACACCGCGTTCTGGCCGATCGACGCCTTCGCCAATCGCGCATTCAGCGTGCTCATGAACAGCCGCCCCATGCAGCGGCGAATCCTGGAGCGCAACTTCCTCGTCGAACGCGTCCTGCTCCCGGAGCTGGGCCGCTCGGTCACCGAGACCGAGGCCGCGCACTATCGCGCGGTCCAGCCCACCCCCGCCGCCCGCAGGGGACTCGCCCTGACCCCCAAGGAGATTCGCGCCGCCGGTCCCCTGCTGAAGCAGCTCGAACACGATGTCCCCGCCCTGCTCGGCAAGAAACCGGCGCTCGCGGTGTGGGGCATGCGCGACCCGGTCTTCCGGCCGAAGCCGAGCCTGCCCCGCGTCCGTGCCGCCTTCACCGACCTCGAAGTCGTCGAACTGCCGCACGCTCGGCACTACATCCAGGAGCACAACCCCAGCGCGATCGCGACCGCCATCGCGAAGCGATTCCAGGACTAG
- the meaB gene encoding methylmalonyl Co-A mutase-associated GTPase MeaB, with translation MSDAAHTAEDGAIHPRLGTTAGVGLPGNDSRPGAQGGGGSSGASRRVIDVDELAARVREGQRAALARAITLVESTRADHRALAQQLLLKLTPDSERVVSNRVGITGVPGVGKSTFIDALGMYLIGEGHRVAVLAVDPSSTRTGGSILGDKTRMARLSVERNAYIRPSPTAGTLGGVAKATRETIVLMEAAGYDVILVETVGVGQSEVTVANMVDAFCFLTLARTGDQLQGIKKGVLELADLVAVNKADGKHELEAKAAARELSGAMRLIHPRESLWHPPVLTMSGLNGIGLDKFWDTVLTHRRVLTEAGEFAEKRRRQQVDWTWTMVHDNLLRRLTDNPNVKSVRAQVEKQIRDGSLTPALAAEEILRAFDARD, from the coding sequence ATGAGCGACGCCGCACACACGGCCGAGGATGGCGCGATCCATCCTCGGCTCGGCACCACCGCGGGAGTCGGCCTGCCCGGCAACGATTCCCGGCCCGGTGCCCAAGGGGGAGGGGGCTCGTCGGGTGCGTCCCGCCGGGTCATCGATGTCGATGAGCTGGCGGCCCGGGTGCGCGAGGGCCAGCGTGCGGCGCTGGCCCGAGCCATCACCCTGGTCGAATCCACCCGCGCCGACCACCGCGCGCTCGCCCAGCAGCTGCTGCTGAAACTCACCCCCGATTCCGAGCGGGTCGTCTCGAATCGCGTTGGTATCACCGGTGTTCCGGGCGTCGGCAAGTCGACGTTCATCGACGCGCTGGGCATGTACCTGATCGGTGAGGGCCATCGGGTCGCGGTGCTCGCGGTCGACCCGTCCTCGACCCGCACCGGCGGCTCCATCCTCGGTGACAAGACGCGCATGGCGCGACTGTCCGTGGAGCGCAACGCCTATATCCGCCCGTCACCCACCGCGGGCACCCTCGGCGGCGTGGCCAAGGCGACCCGCGAAACCATCGTGCTGATGGAGGCCGCGGGCTACGACGTCATCCTGGTGGAGACCGTCGGCGTCGGCCAGTCCGAGGTCACCGTCGCCAATATGGTCGATGCCTTCTGCTTCCTGACCCTCGCTCGCACCGGCGACCAGCTCCAGGGCATCAAGAAGGGCGTCCTGGAACTGGCCGACCTGGTCGCGGTCAACAAGGCCGACGGCAAGCACGAACTCGAGGCCAAGGCCGCCGCCCGCGAGCTCTCCGGCGCCATGCGCCTCATCCATCCGCGCGAATCCCTGTGGCACCCACCGGTTCTCACCATGAGCGGGCTCAATGGCATCGGCCTGGACAAGTTCTGGGACACCGTCCTCACCCACCGCCGGGTCCTCACCGAGGCGGGCGAGTTCGCCGAGAAGCGCCGCCGCCAGCAGGTCGACTGGACCTGGACCATGGTGCACGACAACCTGCTGCGCCGTCTCACCGACAATCCGAACGTGAAATCCGTTCGCGCACAGGTCGAGAAGCAGATCCGCGACGGCTCGCTCACCCCGGCGCTGGCCGCCGAGGAGATCCTGCGTGCCTTCGACGCCCGCGACTAG
- the scpA gene encoding methylmalonyl-CoA mutase, with protein sequence MSDIKHLIGNFAEVPLGEPAEASAAGSVEAFVKDAAEANNYTPEQLNWATPEGIDVAPVFTRADRDAIVAEGYPLDSVPGVQPFLRGPYPTMYVNQPWTIRQYAGFSTAADSNAFYRRNLQAGQKGLSVAFDLATHRGYDSDHPRVTGDVGMAGVAIDSILDMRELFDQIPLDQVSVSMTMNGAVLPILALYVVAAEEQGVKPEQLAGTIQNDILKEFMVRNTYIYPPKPSMRIISDIFAYTSAKMPKFNSISISGYHIQEAGATADLELAYTLADGVEYIKAGIDAGMEVDKFAPRLSFFWAIGMNFFMEVAKLRAGRLLWSELVAKFEPKSAKSLALRTHSQTSGWSLTAQDVFNNVARTCVEAMAATQGHTQSLHTNALDEALALPTDFSARIARNTQLLIQQESNTTRPADPWGGSYYVEWLTHQLAQRARAHIAEIEAHGGMAQAISEGIPKLRIEEAAARTQARIDTGQQPVIGVNKYQVEEDTPIEVLKVENSRVRAEQNAKLVKLRAERDSAEVERALAELTRAASSSEGGMDNNLLALAINAARAKATVGEISDALEQVYGRHQAEIRTLSGVYREEAGKVTNISKAIGLVEEFAEAEGRRPRILVAKMGQDGHDRGQKVIATAFADLGMDVDVGPLFQTPEEVAQQAADNDVHIVGVSSLAAGHLTLVPALRQALADVGRPDIMVIVGGVIPPGDFEELRAAGAAAIFPPGTVIADAAIDLIKKLGDSLGHEIGTGAAE encoded by the coding sequence ATGAGCGACATCAAGCATCTGATCGGCAATTTCGCCGAGGTCCCGCTGGGCGAACCGGCCGAGGCGAGTGCCGCCGGGTCGGTGGAAGCCTTCGTCAAGGACGCCGCCGAGGCCAACAACTACACGCCCGAGCAGCTGAACTGGGCCACCCCCGAAGGTATCGACGTCGCCCCGGTGTTCACCAGGGCCGACCGGGATGCCATTGTGGCCGAAGGCTATCCGCTCGACAGCGTGCCGGGTGTGCAGCCGTTCCTGCGCGGCCCGTACCCGACCATGTACGTCAACCAGCCGTGGACGATCCGCCAGTACGCGGGCTTCTCCACCGCCGCCGACTCCAACGCCTTCTACCGCCGCAACCTGCAGGCCGGTCAGAAGGGCCTGTCGGTCGCCTTCGACCTGGCGACGCATCGCGGCTACGACTCCGACCACCCGCGCGTCACCGGTGACGTCGGCATGGCCGGTGTCGCCATCGACTCCATCCTGGACATGCGGGAACTGTTCGATCAGATTCCGCTGGACCAGGTTTCGGTGTCGATGACCATGAACGGCGCGGTGCTGCCGATCCTGGCGCTCTACGTCGTCGCCGCCGAGGAGCAGGGCGTCAAGCCCGAACAGCTGGCCGGAACCATTCAGAACGACATTCTGAAGGAGTTCATGGTCCGCAACACCTACATCTATCCGCCCAAGCCCTCCATGCGGATCATCTCCGACATCTTCGCCTACACCTCCGCGAAGATGCCGAAGTTCAACTCCATCTCCATCTCCGGCTACCACATCCAAGAAGCCGGCGCCACAGCCGATCTGGAGCTGGCCTACACCCTCGCCGACGGCGTGGAGTACATCAAGGCCGGTATCGACGCGGGCATGGAGGTCGACAAGTTCGCGCCGCGCCTGTCGTTCTTCTGGGCCATCGGCATGAACTTCTTCATGGAGGTCGCCAAACTCCGTGCGGGCCGCCTGCTGTGGAGCGAGCTGGTCGCCAAGTTCGAGCCCAAGAGCGCGAAATCGCTTGCCCTGCGCACGCATTCGCAGACCTCCGGCTGGTCGCTGACCGCGCAGGACGTGTTCAACAATGTGGCGCGCACCTGTGTCGAGGCCATGGCCGCCACCCAGGGGCACACCCAGTCGCTGCACACCAACGCCCTCGACGAGGCGCTGGCCCTGCCGACGGACTTCTCCGCCCGCATCGCCCGCAATACCCAGCTGCTGATCCAGCAGGAGTCCAACACCACCCGGCCCGCCGACCCGTGGGGCGGCTCGTACTACGTCGAGTGGCTGACCCACCAGCTGGCCCAGCGCGCCCGCGCCCACATCGCCGAGATCGAGGCGCACGGCGGTATGGCACAGGCGATTTCGGAAGGCATTCCGAAGCTGCGCATCGAAGAGGCCGCCGCCCGCACCCAGGCGCGCATCGACACCGGGCAGCAGCCGGTCATCGGCGTCAACAAATACCAGGTCGAGGAAGACACCCCGATCGAGGTGCTCAAGGTCGAGAACTCGCGCGTGCGCGCCGAGCAGAACGCCAAGCTCGTCAAGCTGCGGGCGGAACGGGATTCGGCCGAGGTCGAGCGCGCACTGGCCGAATTGACCCGCGCCGCTTCGTCTTCCGAGGGCGGCATGGACAACAACCTCCTGGCATTGGCCATCAACGCCGCGCGGGCCAAGGCCACCGTCGGCGAGATCTCCGATGCCCTCGAGCAGGTGTACGGCCGCCATCAGGCCGAAATCCGTACGCTCTCCGGCGTTTACCGCGAGGAGGCAGGCAAGGTGACCAACATCAGCAAGGCCATCGGTCTTGTCGAGGAGTTCGCCGAGGCCGAGGGTCGCCGCCCCCGCATCCTGGTCGCCAAGATGGGCCAGGACGGCCACGACCGCGGCCAGAAGGTGATCGCCACCGCCTTCGCCGACCTCGGCATGGACGTCGATGTGGGCCCGCTGTTCCAGACCCCCGAAGAGGTGGCGCAGCAGGCGGCGGACAACGACGTGCACATCGTCGGCGTATCCTCGCTTGCCGCAGGCCATCTCACGCTGGTGCCCGCCCTGCGGCAGGCGCTGGCCGATGTCGGACGCCCCGACATCATGGTCATCGTCGGCGGTGTCATCCCGCCCGGTGACTTCGAGGAACTGCGTGCAGCCGGCGCTGCCGCGATCTTCCCGCCCGGCACCGTCATCGCCGACGCCGCCATCGATCTGATCAAGAAGCTGGGGGATTCCCTCGGGCACGAGATCGGAACTGGCGCGGCCGAATGA